GCTCCGATGGCGGTGATGTCGTCCTGGTAGTGGGTCATTGTGATGTCCTTCGTGATGGGCGGATGGTCAGGCGGTCTCGACGAGGAAGCGGGAGTACGCCGGCAACGTCAGGAATGCTGGGAACTCGGGCTGCAGCGCCACTTCGCGGAACACGTCCGCGGCATCGTCGAAACGGTCGGATGGGGTGCGCGGGGTCTGCGCGAGCATCTCGCCGATCCTGCGCTCGATGTACTCGACGGTGATCAGGTCGCCCTCCGCGGTGCGGCGATCCTGGTTGATCCACTGCCACACCTGCGAGCGGCTGATCTCGGCGGTCGCGGCATCCTCCATCAGCCCGTCGATGGCCACCGCACCCTGGCCGCGCAGCCACGCCTCGATGTAGCGGATCGCGACCGACACGTTCTCGCGCACGCCTTTCTCGGTGATCGGACGGCCGATGCGCAGATCCAGCAGCTGGGCGGCCGTCACCTCGACGTCGTCGCGCTGCCGGTCCAGCTGGTGCGGTCGGTCGCCGAGCACGGCGTCGAACTCGGCCTGCGCGGCGGGGATCAGGTCGGGGTGCGCGACCCAGGTGCCGTCGAAGCCATCGGCGGCCTCACGCCGTTTGTCGGCAGCCACCTTCTCCAGCGCACGCTCGGTCACCTCGGGATCGCGGCGGTTCGGGATGAAGGCGCTCATGCCGCCGATGGCGTAGGCCCCACGCTTGTGGCAGGTCTTCACCAGCAGCTCGGTGTACGCGCGCATGAACGGCACCGTCATCGTCACCTCGCTGCGGTCCGGCAGCACGAACCGGGCGCCGCGGCCGCGGTAGTTCTTGATGATCGAGAAGATGTAGTCCCAGCGGCCGGCGTTCAGGCCCGCGCAGTGGTCGCGCAGCTCGTAGAGGATCTCGTCCATCTCGAACGCCGCAGGCAGGGTCTCGATCAGCACGGTCGCCCGGATGGTGCCGTGCGGGAGACGCAAGTACTCCTCGCTGAACGAGAAGACGTCGTTCCACAGCCGCGCCTCCTCGCTGGACTCCAGCTTGGCGAGGTAGAAGTACGGGCCGCGGCCGGCGTCGATCAGTGACTGGGCGTTGTGGAAGAAGTACAGGCCGAAGTCGATCAGCGAGCCGGATGCCGAGATCGTCCGCCCGGTGCGGTCGGTGAAGTCGATGTGCCTCTCGCTGAGGTGCCAGCCGCGCGGGCGCATCACGATGGTGGGCGTGCGCTCGGCGGTGACGCGGTACTCCCGCCCATCGGGACCGGTGTGCGTCAGCTCTCCGCGGATCGCGTCGTGCAGCGACAGCTGGCCGCCGATCACGTTGTCCCAGGTGGGGCTGGTGGCATCCTCCTGGTCGGCGAGCCACACCCGGGCGCCGGAGTTCAGGGCGTTGATGGTCATCTTCGGGTCGGTAGGGCCGGTGATCTCCACCCTGCGGTCCTCCAGGCCGGGTCCGGCACCGGCGACGC
Above is a window of Microbacterium suwonense DNA encoding:
- the aceB gene encoding malate synthase A; this encodes MGPAIRVTGSMRDRFEEILTPEAIAFLTELHHRFGGRRHDRLADRMRRRFEIGNGHDPRFREDTAHIREDADWRVAGAGPGLEDRRVEITGPTDPKMTINALNSGARVWLADQEDATSPTWDNVIGGQLSLHDAIRGELTHTGPDGREYRVTAERTPTIVMRPRGWHLSERHIDFTDRTGRTISASGSLIDFGLYFFHNAQSLIDAGRGPYFYLAKLESSEEARLWNDVFSFSEEYLRLPHGTIRATVLIETLPAAFEMDEILYELRDHCAGLNAGRWDYIFSIIKNYRGRGARFVLPDRSEVTMTVPFMRAYTELLVKTCHKRGAYAIGGMSAFIPNRRDPEVTERALEKVAADKRREAADGFDGTWVAHPDLIPAAQAEFDAVLGDRPHQLDRQRDDVEVTAAQLLDLRIGRPITEKGVRENVSVAIRYIEAWLRGQGAVAIDGLMEDAATAEISRSQVWQWINQDRRTAEGDLITVEYIERRIGEMLAQTPRTPSDRFDDAADVFREVALQPEFPAFLTLPAYSRFLVETA